AGATTTAGTGTAATGACCATTTCTTCTCATATATGATGAAAATTAGAAGCTTGTCCAACGTACAATCTCATTCTTCACTCTCCATTTACACGTCTAATCCTTCTAGCTTTTTCCTCATATTTTGTATATTTTCTTTGTTAATCTTTTCTTCCCTCTAACAAATAATTGTTATTATACATTATTACTTATTACCACATTTGCCTACTTTCTAATTAtgtttttcttttaatttattttaaagttttgtaaatttttaatatttcgtctattataatacattataaataaattacttaattatcaaatatatttgaattttcttttttcaaatttcatcttatttattttataaattaaactattatattaaaattttaatttttgaaaaaattataacttataatttAAGATTTACCAAATACATTAACAAATTATAAGTAACTTTTacgtaaaattatccaaacacctaaataacttataagttacgttcttcatatcacttatatgacacttttcaactttaagttataagttacatTTTTTAAGATACCCCAAACGGGCCCTTAATCAATTATTTGTAGATAGTAAATCTAGTTCTACCGAGTTATTTGTGGATTTAGATGATTTTAGTTGTTTATATATATAGTTTTGTTGATAGTTGGTTTTGAAAATATAGTTGATTTTGATTATTTAGGGGAATTTTATAGTGCATACCAAATTTTTAATGAATTATTCAACAGAAATATGAAATTTAATTTTGGTCAAAAAATTGCTTTTGAATATTTTATAACATTTTTTGGTTGCTTTTAAAGTTGcattaaaataattgaaattaGTTTTAAACATGCAACTGATATCAACTTTTGTAAAATTTTATGAACAAGGCTGCAAATGGTCTGAATAAGGTACTCCCTCTGTCAATGCATGTTTTttattgttaatatctttaattttgtattagtattaaatataaaaatttcactgtattaaagtACTCGTAAACACGAATACAATAAGAtcatgactatatttgatcttatagattaatggtaaattaatagtcaatcgcTTAACGTGAACAGTGACAAAAGTCAAAATGGGAAATGTATTTTGGTACGGAGGGAGTAGCATATTAAGTTGCACAGTTGCAAATcgtatttttaaaaataaaatttaaaaatcatatttttgtaatttctttttaaagaaatcatatttttaaaataattatgtatAAAGCAGGTATTCTTGAAAAAATCCTTAATTTTAACTAGGTCTTCAATACACCTAAATATGTAAAAAAAAATCAAGCAATAGAGGGAGTACTAGTAAATTAAAACAGAGGGATTACAAGTCAATTGTTGATGCCGTACAGATCCTCTCCCGCGGAGTCATTATAAAATGCATCTGTTTGTTATTCTTCTGGCAGCTACTCATTTTCTAAATTTTAGCAACCCTAATCAATTCATGTTTAAGTATTTATTGACTTTGTGTTAACTAATATATCAATCATAAATGCCCTGAGCCATCACTTGGAATATAAACGAAAGAAAGAGGTTGCTAGCAAGTTTGATCGCTCGTTTACTAGTTCGTAGGGAAAATAATAAAGCGGTCAAATGTATCAGTTGAGAAGTCCAGAAAGCAAAGTCCAACATCAGCTGTGTGCATGCTTGATGCTGGCATTTGACTTCACAGCATCCTGTTAAACTAGCACCACTTTCAGTATAAAAATATATTGCCTCATCCATACAGAAACACACCATGCTGATGCGTTAATTGGTCCTTGCAATCGGAAATTCATTTTTGTGACGAAAAGTGAATCACTCTCCTCTCATAGGATCTATGATACTATTACATTAATAACTAATTCCGGTTAAACGAGAATGGTAATATTACTATGTCAGCACCCAGCGCAACTGTATAAGCAAATAAAATAAGCAATTAAAATCTGATTTGCAACTGCCAGGCTCATTTCTCTGTTATTTGACAATATACATAACCCAAGTACAGATAAAATTGAATCGGATATTACTAAGTTGCTTCAACTTTCGTTTGGCATTTCATATATTTGATACAACAGCAGTTGAGACTTAATACTATACTGGGGACAAACGTTATAATCTATCTAAGTAGCTGATAACCAATTGAAATTCTCTGCGACTTCTTGGATTCTGGTCTAGAAATAGAAATTTGTCATTGCTGGTTTTGCACATTCTAAATTGTAATCTCCCTTGCCCTCTGACTGGCAAAACTGCCCTCCTTTTGGGGGGTTGATATTTGTATGTGTTATTGCATTTCTACAGAAAAACTAGATATATCAATATGTATGTTGTTTATTACAATAGTTCCGAGGATCTACTCTAAACACAGATAGCATATCCGTTCTTTTTTAGCAGTAGTGCAGTTTTGACTATGCGTTTAGTAACTGTAGTTAATATCATTTGTTCTCTAGCTTGGAACTCTGGTGTATGGGGCACCTGACGTGTTTCTTGGCTCAACAGACTCGCAAGCTGAAGCCACCTGATGTACCATTTCTGAGATAGTGACCAAGAAGTTATATTTTCTGGCCAAAATCATGAAGCTATATTTTTTATTATGGTCAATTACAGAATGGTACACTCTACCTTCAAAGAACTTCCAAACCTCCCTCTTGTTACCAAAAGAAGACAGGTAATACCTTCCGGTATAATGAAGTCTAAAGAGTACCTTTTGTCAGCTACAGTTAGCTAAGCCTCTAATTTGAAATATTTATTGGCTTATCCACTTGTAATTCTCTTGCACAGATACCCTGTGTATCAAATGAGAAAAACTAACATGGAATGACTCATAATTGTACATTTACAAGATGTCCTCCAAAAATTTCCAGGATGCTATTATGGTAATAGAATTCTGCAGAGTGCAAAGTTCTGAATGTATTACGATGCTAGACCAACATTAAAAGTGAATTACGGATGGAATTGATTGTACCTACAAAAAAGAGTTTGCTGCATAGAACAAAGGTGAAGACCATTTAGCCGGATCTCTTCTCGTTTGGGTTCAGTTGATCTAATTGACACCAAGGTATTTTCAAGGGGGAAAGGTATTGGCAAGAAGTTTTGTTATGGGACAGCTCACTATAGAAAGGACATTGAGAGCAGAATAGTAGATCAAGTACAAGTAATAGTAGCCTAACCAAAAATGCTTATGACGTCCAACTATTCAAATGCGTACAAAAGACAGCAGTAAGGTTTACAAAATTAAGAAATGAGGGTTGAATCTGAAATCCCACTATCTCTTCTTGTATTACTATAGCAAAACGAACGCCTTGTGCTTGTACATTGGCATTTGGCAGTTTATTAGAAATTAAAAGGATACTCCAGTTACATAGTAAACGAAATGTGGACAACCTAACCGTTAACAATCTATTTATAAGTTATGGACAAGCTATGGCCTAAGAGTGTCTTCCATAATCCATGAGACAACATTCCATAAAAGTGACAATTTTTAAAGTAAGCAGAATGCTGCGATTAGTTGAAGCTTAATAATTTTGCATATAGTCCATATGAAAATAATTCTCCACAGATAACGTAGAATCTTCTAATATTCCTCAAGAGCTAATACAATATCTTCTAATTATCCAGAAAacatatttttaaaagaaattttaaaCTTGGAATATATTAATAGGCTTAAATCCTTAGACTTAGTTAAGCAGATGTAAGACTAATTAGCAATATAATTAGGAAAAGTCAGAATAAAAAAAAAGTTCCGTAGCTTCTGTATAACATCTAACTATAAGCACGGTAACAAATACAAATCATTATTTAGGATCAAGCCATTCTCATTTCAGAAATCACATTCCACGCATCATCAGCGGAACGAGAAACGAAACAGTATAGTATTTAAGGCAGATAGCTTTCGATTGACCTCAAATCGTTGAAGTTACTTAAGAATTTTCCTCGACTGTCTGATCGAGGTTTCCAAACTTCTCCTTGAAAGAGTCTTGCCTTTTCAACCACATCATATGCCCCTGAAATTCACAAAACGCATAGAAATAAAGGAAATGTAAACTGAATTAGATATAGTGATATAAATACAAAGAAGCAATACCTGAAGACCAGCAGCCCAAGCGATGAGTGCAGAGGCAAACCAGAACTTCTTCTCGTGAAGGAGCTTCTTCCATTCAAAATTTTTGGCTACCATTTCGATTTTTGATGAACTACTCTATTCTTTCCTTTCTAAACCCTAAACACCCAACCCCAATTCAGCTTTCCCATCCCAGCAACATGAAAAAAAGCCGATTGGATCGGGCCATTTTAAAGATCGGGTAAGCCTATCTTTAAAATATGGACCCGTTTTAAGTCTGTGAGTCGAGCTGGATCGTGTTGGCCGCGATTTTAATTggaatttttttatataataaatattttttttaattaggAATTTTTGCCCGCGCTATCCGCGCTGactaatttaatttttttttaaataattttaaatttaatgttatgttgttataagttattttttaagacataattaactaattttatatttttttcgtAATAAAAGCAGTGCATATTTCACTTTTTTCATATGACATAGATTTTTGTCAAGGTACATTACAATTTTATGAAGGAAATGATCAAAAAATAAATTAGTTAatgaataaaaaattaaaataatctCAACATGTGTATTTTCAATACTTGTTGAGtaatttataaaaatatgataattataaAAGCGttcattaattatttttctaaactctttagaaaataattttctcCATAGTTTAATTTCacaaattaaattcttaattaataatattaataaagcatattaattattttataataaattaaatcacatttaattaattataaaaaaactgctaatcaattatttatttcataagtAAATAATGACAGGATATTATTAATTTAactcctccaccaataaatcattctctttatggtgtgaccctgtaggttcaatattgaagccagtagtagaaataaataataataaaaccattttattattatttatatgagttctttaattcattaaatataattaataaattaattatatttattctacatcatgagggatacttctcaatatatcgcgattatccggataatatgaattcactgcttagaatatcaagaacctatttagtgaatagttatcgtacgATAAATTTATTAtgccctacaatgtcccgattaaaaataaggcatagttcgcgtgtcaagcctatctaatttaatcatatATTTTCCTCTTCAATATGCCTAGTTCTGTTgaatgcaaattagaaacttctttctaatttcattcactctggtcagagattcctgaactagtatAAGTGGAATGACATAGGACATTCTATTCTTTCACTAGAAGGAGCATATCCTTTATTGATCGTTCACTATTTTCGTGTACAACACTATTGGCTCCGGGCCTTTTTAAAGATCGGGTAAGCCTATCTTTAAAATATGGACCCATTTTAAGTCCGTGAGTCGAGCTATATTGTGCTGGCCGCGATTTTATTCggatttttttttttataaataaatatttttttaaatattttttaccTTGATTTATAAGTATTTTTTATTCGAACGAAATACTATCTTCAATTACGAGGGAGAGTATTTTAGATacctaaataattttttttaatagcATCATCTCCAACATTAAATAACCCTCAGCTAAAATCTTACATGACATGtcttaaataaaaattatagagAATTTGTAAAAAATTGGTCTCTCCAATGTTACATAAACCTTAACTAAAAATTTAGCCAACCTTCTTTTTCGATTATATATGTTTATCCAGTAGAGACGTGTATCAATATGCCACATCTTCtattaatatattaaaataatatattatattagtAATAACTTAAAACAATGATAACATattgttatagggagaatttcgtataataATGTTatggaggttaatgggcggaacaaagatcaaggacggtgtttgagggcggaggaaggttgtttggtggtggctgagcttgtatgtggactccttaagaaagaatagggtttgttattctctgtcaagtgtcgactcatgtctcatacaagtgcctacgtaccctatttatagggatcaagcctcacgtagttcttggggaacaagtcacgtaggctagggttaggactcttcagcccgtgcagcccaagcccacgataaagtcaggccttcagccaattagtcacgtaaatctcgatcggctccacacgcttcctacaatctcgcggcatctccgcaatccttcccgtgattgtaggaacaacccgtgtcgaccccgaaatctacgagcaactcagtcatctatgagtcactttccatgttgtacacaaagtctttcgatgcgggccggcctggtcacctcggcccgcaccgccttcaaacaataaatataatgttacctctgtttctataagatgtgggctcatgagctcagcccgcgtatgggcagctaagcccacctcgcatgaaggtacctgagcccacctcgcgtgggcacaaccgagctcagctcgcatatgagagtccaaatgacaaatatgagctcaccttacatgtgtgagcccagctcgcatgtcctcacttgagcccagctcgcatgtttgagcccagctctcatgtcatGAGCCCGGCTCGCATGTAAACTcagctcgcatgttacgagcccagcccgcatgtgaacccagctcgcatgttgcgagcccagcccgcatgtgccggcccaagtcatataaatccatggttctagcccacacacaagagtccagctatttagtacacccacagggacctgtttagggcccatggccgaaagcgggcataacaactaccccccaaaattcctggtcgcATCTTGAGGCTAGGTATTTTCTAATCTTTTTATGGCCTCGCAAGTGTGAGCCCACCAGGCCGCACCAAGCCGCCTCGCGTGTCTCGCCTCGCATGCCTTTCATCTTTGCATTCATTTTGACAGCCGTTGGACAGCTGGCGTGGGGATTTGTGTCATCTTATGAGATGACGACACGTGTCGCCTCCTCCTTTCTCTCTCCTATCTCCTATAAATATGTGAGATTTCAAttcatttctcacatttccaaaaacacttcctgaattgctgctcaatttgctcaaggatctaccacggcgaagattatcatttcaacaagaaccgtctaccggcGGCGATATTCTCCGGGACCAGATTCATCAGGATCTTCATACACCTCTCCCACAGGTACTCTTCGATTCGAGCCCGTTCTTTATTCATGCTTTATTCACGCACACCATGCGAGCACACACCACATGTTCGATACGAGTTCACACACAACCACAACGCGCGATGCGAGCCCTTTCGCTCGTTTAGATACTTAGGTGCGATCCCGTGTGAGATGTGAGGACACTTAGGTGCGATCCCATActtgttttttttttttgttttctttttagggccacacactaattttcaccatcttttacagatgtcgagtgcgtCTTCAGCCCGCTCCTATAATTCATCTCGCTCTTCCTCGAGCCCGGCTCGCACCTCTGCTAGCCCGGCTTGCTCTTCAGCTACTCCATCTCCATTAAACCAATACCCTCCTGAGCAGCGATTTTATCTTATAAGGGCCTTCCCAATTTGCTCCCAAGACTCCGTGACTCACCACCTTGGTATTTGGCATGACCCGGCGCAGAACTAAATCTCCCACCTTGAAAGTTCGGGCTCGAACCTTACTGTTGTAATGCCTAGCTGTCCTCTGCTGATATGCCGCAATCCTGATCTGAGCCTCTTCTCGAGTTTCTTCGATCATATCCAAATAGAGCCGATGATTGACCTCGTTTGCCTCTGAGTCATAGTTGTCCCTT
This genomic interval from Apium graveolens cultivar Ventura chromosome 8, ASM990537v1, whole genome shotgun sequence contains the following:
- the LOC141677977 gene encoding uncharacterized protein LOC141677977, with product MVAKNFEWKKLLHEKKFWFASALIAWAAGLQGHMMWLKRQDSFKEKFGNLDQTVEENS